Genomic segment of Gracilinanus agilis isolate LMUSP501 unplaced genomic scaffold, AgileGrace unplaced_scaffold33639, whole genome shotgun sequence:
ATGAACTGCAGAGAGACCACTCTGGGCACTAAAGCAGCAGCTCCTTAAGCTGCCCACCCATCTGGCCAGTTATGGGAGGAGAGGAGTGAAGGCAGGAGGCTGCTCCTAAAGCTGACCAGGGCATCTGTCCCTGGCAATGGTGGTTGAATAATTAGGAAAAAGCAAGAATTGTTCCATCATTCTGACCATAGATGACTCACCCAACCACCTCCACACCCTACACCCTCCCCACTGCATGGCACCATCAGTCAAGCAGGGCCCACAGATAGGAAGGAGAAGTGAAGCTTCTTAGAAAGgctcagtctggggaaacagtgcAGAGTTACACCTTGTGCCTTAGACCAGCTCCAGGTCAGCCTCTGTCCTTTCTCTCTCCAGCCTCTGGGAGTACCATGACTCCTGTCCTCTATGTCCTGCTGTGCCTGGGTAAGTCCTCAGCAACCCCCACCTTAGAGGGGTCTTTATATACCATCAAGTCCtacctgccccccaccccccaacatcCACTTTGCTGAGGAGAAAACTTTTCTccagagaagggaatgacaagtctaaggtcacacagcaaggtgGAGTTGGGAGGAGAGAAGCTGGGACTCTTAGAGGGGTCTCCTGGGGTCCAGCCTCCTTCACTCACAGCAGCCCTAAGCCCTAGCTCTGAGCTGTCTCTGTCCTTCTTGTGAGGATGCTGGGCGGGAACCGTGAGTAATCAGGGTCTTCTCTGCCAGGGCTATGTCTGTGCAAGAGGACAAGGACCCAGGCAGCAGGTGAGTCCTTCCCCCACAATCCCCCTGCCCAGAAGACACAACTGACCCAGGAGAGGGAGCTGGGGGAGGTCTGACCTGAGCTGTGTAAAAGGGGGGTGTTTAGGAGGATTGGGGGTGTAGTTGTAGACCAGCAAGTGAAGTGTGGAGGTCCCCTCCTCCCTCACAGCCAAGGCTATTACTGGGAGACAAAAATAGCCTCCCCTCGGGAAGTAGGGAATCCCCAAAGAGCTGCCACCTTCCATGGGCTATAGGAATGATATTGCCCTCGAGGAGAAGTGAGTGATACCCCGATAAGATGATGGTGCGAGTCGGGGAACACAGAAACCCCTCATGGCTCACAGCAGGAAGTCAGGCTCAAAAGGGAGTTCAGCCTGTCTGAGCTGCTGCTCTTCCTCTCAATCAAGTCTCCCCCCAATGGAGTCAATGCAAATCTGCTCTTGAAGTCTTGGGTGTTTAATCAGGAacaactaggcaatggggatgaaggtGGGGTATCGGCAGGAAAGGGGGTGCAGGTATCCCTCAGTCAAGGCCCTTCACTCAGGCAGGTACCCAGCAAGCCTCAGACCCGAAGGTGAGACAACGTGTCCCCCGACCAAAGCTTCACCTTCCTGAACCCTCTAATAATATTCCTATAAGTATAATGTATAAATCTAGGTGGGATACTGCAGGGCACAAGCCCAAGGCAAGTGGGGTTCAGGAAGAGCTCCCCAAAGGGAGTCCAGTAACCCCAAACTCAGTTCATCTCAGTGGATCTGTGAGTGAATGCAGGGAAGACCAGCTGTCACAGGCGCAGGTCTCCTATGCAAGTCAGGAGAAACCCAATGGTCACTTCAGGGGATCTCAGAGCAAGATCTCCCCACCTTTCTCTCTGGCTCCAACCCCCAAAAGCCCAGGTCAGGTTTTTTctctcccagaagtctctgcaGTTCCAGTGGTCCTTTGGCTCTTCCGCACCTCCAACATTTCGTGGCAGTTTTGTCCAAAATGTCAGGGCTTGCCCCATTGTAAAGAGAGAGGGGACCCGGTGTGGGGTTGGGGTTCCTACAGAAGGGGAATCCCCTGGACCTCACAGCTCTCCTTCCCTTACAGATGGATTCCCCAAACCCTCCCTCAGGGCAGAGAATGGCTCTTTGGTGCCCCGAGGGGGAGCTGTGACCCTCACGTGCAGGGGATCATGGGAGGCTGAGGAGTGGCGgctggagaaaagaggaggatCTGGATGGTCACCGATCATAGCTTTGAGAAAAGCTGGAAATGAGGTTGAGTTTTCCCTCCCACTTGTGACTTTAAATAACGCAGGGATCTACCGGTGCCTCTATTTATACTATTCATACATACACGGAAGTTCATACTACAGGTTGTCAGAGCCCAGTGACCCTCTGGAGCTGGTGGTGACAGGTGAGGCAGATCACCCTCCCAGAACCTCCCCCCCAGGCAGGGCTGGCTCAGGGTCTCCACATCCCTGGGTCCCTCCCAGCCCAAGTGTTCCTCTAGCTCTGCTCTTCCTGGCTTTTCCCCTGTGTCCACCTCAGCTCTCCCTCTGGGGttgggagaaaaggggaggaatcagcatttctatagtttactatgtgccaaatacatCACCTTtgctgtctcatttgatctttagaaCAACTCTGTCATATTGGGGCTtgtatgatccccattttacagatgaggaaactgaggcagagaggaagttgggagggctggatttgaactcaggcctttgtgactccagatccagggctCTCTCCACTGCCCCATGAGCTTTGTCACTCAGCTCCCATCTTGGGGTGAAATAGGAGGCAAGAGAGGCTCAGCTTGGATTTCAGGAGGTACCTTCTACTGCCAGCTCTGCCCCTCCCAAAGCCAGGAGAGGGAGCAGAGGGTGGAGCTGCTGCTTCTGGGCCCCTCTCTGAGCCCAGGCCTGGGGCAGAGTATGGAGGGGGATCAGGAGGGAGGAGAAGCCTGAGGCACAGCTAAGTGTCTTCCTCTCCTCATGCCTGTCCCAGGGGATCACTCaggctctctctcctccctccctctcagtttctcgctgtctctctgtctctccctctctgtctgtctctatctctgtcgcTTTCTCTCCTCCCTACATTCCTTGCCCCGGAGCTGTCCAAggtctttctctcccctcatatATGTGACTTTTCCTCTCTCAGAGCTGAAcctcccagcccagcccaggCCTCCTCCCAGCCAGATCTGCCCCCTCCCTGCACGAGGGCTGCTCTGGCTCTAACTCCAGGGTCTCCCCCTCCAGGCCTCTCTGCCCCGCCCTCCCTGGCAGCCCTGCCCAGCTCTGAGGTGGCCCCAGGACAGAACGTGACCCTGCAGTGTTGGTCAGACTCGTGGTATGACTGGTGTGTCCTGTACAAGGATGGAGAAGAGATCAGCCGCAAATGGACCAGGAGCCTTCAAAGGGGGCGTCAGGCTGACTTCTTCTTCCCTGCTGTGAATCTGACCCACGATGGCACTTACCGATGTTACCGCTTTCATAGTTCTTCCCCCCATCTTTGGTCCTCCCCGAGCGACCCCCTGGTGCTCAGGGTCTCAGGTGAGGCAGCCCCAGCCCCTCCCAGCCCCCCAGCTCTGCCAAGCTCCCTCCCTGGCCTGGGGCACCTTCCTGCCTAGTCAGTGCCTGTCTCTGGGACCCCAGAGGCAAGGAGGGGAGTAAGAGGAGGCTCAGAGGGAAGGGCACTGGGTCATCCTCAGAGAATGCAGACAGTGAGGACTCTCCTCATGACCCCTCTAGAACCCCTACATCAACAGCCCATCCAGTCCTGTTGGTCCCACATCCAGACAATATTCTATTCAGCCCCAGGAAGGGATTTAAGGAGCtcagaaggggagaagaggaggacagAGGAGGTCTGAGATGAGGGATGAGGGAAATGGTGGAGGGGAGGCATGTTAAATACCCCCAAATCACCCTCTCCTCCTGTTCCGGGCACCTCAAAGGATCCTCACCTCCACCAAAGCTCTGAGATTCCCCTAGCTCTGACGTTGCCCCCACTCAGTGAGTAACTTCTTGCTCTGAGGACAGGCTGGAGGTCTCTCTCTCCCACATTGCTGTCCACCTTCTGTCTAGGCCAGGCCTGAGTTCCCCTTTCTCAGGGGAAACCAAGGCATGAGGATGGCTGGAAGGAAGGGACAGGGACAGAGGAAACACCAggctgaggaagaaggaaggataggactggtgagaaagaggagaaggaggggagcaGAGATGGGGCAGAGCAGCTCCcacccttctcctttctctccccttccccaggaGCCCCTGGGCCCTCCCTCTCCTCACCTACACAGCCATAGCAGGAACTAGGAGACTGGTGGCTCTGCTTCTCCATGCCTGATTTCCCCAGTATAGAGGGCGGGGGGGGGTTCTCAGATGCCCACACTCCAATTCCCCTAAGCTGGAAGCACCAGAGGGACCTCTTCAGCCTCATCCCTCCTCTGTCCATCATAGCGTCCCACTGATCCATCAGTCTCAGGGCTCTGGCCTCAAGGCAGGGAGGATCTCAGGGCCCTGCTGCCAGCCAGGATGAGGAGCCCTGAGGAGGATTCTCCTTGCCACATcagcttttccatttttcttctgggGTGCCTGCCTTCCCTGAGACTTCCCTCAGGAGCTCAGAGAGGGATCACAGGAATCACAGGAGCATCAGGTCTCAGAAGTGGACTGGCCAGGAGAAGTCCTGAGCTTGggccccatttcacagataggaAAATCATGAGACCTGCAGAGAGGAGGGAATTGCCCAACATCCCTCATCCAGCAAGTCTGGGCAGAGGTGGGCTCACACCCCCTATACAGACCCTCTAGCTCTCCAGGCCTCTCTGGACTCCCCCTTCAGAGCCCCTAACCCTGCCCCTTCCTCATCCCCAGGGACCTTCTCTCCAAGCCCTGAATCTGAGAACAGATTCTCAGGTAAGTATTAGGAGGATTCCCAACAGAAGGTGGAGGGAGGCAGTGAAGTTGGGTGTTGAgtctcagggtctgtctgcccCATCCAGGGTCTCCTCATTTACCATCACTCCTGTTGCAGCACTTTATTCTTCTTCCACCTCTGGCCTTTTGGCTAGGCTGTGTCCCcagcctagaatgctctccctcctcacctcctctTGTAATGCAAAGATGTCTCTGAGACTAAGCTTAAGAGCTGcctcctataggaagcctttcctgctctCCAACCTGTCCCCTCACCACTTGTTAGTGACCCCACTGCTCAGATGGGACAGATTTATTTTTATAGGAGCACACAGAGGCTTATAGGGGAGTGTAAGCCCCTAGAGGGCAGGAGCTATTCTctattttgcctttgtatcctctgAGATTGgcctagcacagggcctggcccAGAGTAAGTAGTTAATAGAATTCTGGAGAAATAAATCGTGGAATAAGACCCCCCTGAGGACAGGGCTgggcttccttccctccccctggAGGATAGCACAGGCAGAAAGCATTGTCATGGTAACCCAGAAAGAGTAAAATGTCCAACAAGAAAGGGTGGGCACAGTGTCAGGTGGAAGATGAGGAGGGGGACCCTTAGCCTAGGCAATTAAAACATTTCTAGTAACTTTGGGGGGCAGCTTCTGTCTAGGGAGATGATCAGAGCCAGGCTATAGAGGGAGTGAATGAGGAGAGGAAGCATAAGCATGGAGGTtaggggaaggagggagcagggagagaatcaggggagaggagaggatggGTTTAGGGCAGGAGGAGGCAGGAGGCTGCCCCAGCCCCTCAGaccttctccttccctcacccACAGAGTCAGGCTACCAAGAAGGGAATAACAGGCATCTCCCCAGTTCAAGGGCAGGGCCTGGGATGAGGATCTGACAGATTGTGGGAGATGATTTCAGTGATCACAGGTGAAATGTGGCCTGAACACAGGGTAGCCATATCTCAGTGACCAATTCTGATTCCCAGATGCTGCTGCAGGGGATTACACTGTTGGCAATCTGGTCCGCCTCATCTTGACTGGTCTTGTCCTCATCCTCCTAGGGGTCCTGCTGACTGAACACTGGAACAACTCCAGGGAGTAACTTGTCCAGGGGAGTCCTTGGTTGAGCACTCTGGCCAGACCAGTGCTCATGAcagggagatgggaaggaaggaaggaaggaaagaaggaaggaagaaaggaaagaaggaaggtgggaaggaaggaaggaaggaacaaaatcatttaaaaatcaaatttaaaaatgtaacccAGAGCTGCCAGTGCCATGTCTGTGTAAGGCACCAAGATACAACTAACAAAATAGttagagacagagtcagagagatgaaagagaattaAAGAATTCCTGACCTCCAAAAACTGAGTCTTTTGGAGTAGACAATGCCTAAAAGAGAAATAGccagggaaaaaaaatcattctgggGATATAAGGGGGAATGGAGTAAGGAGGAGAGATAGATATgcagtattatataatattgtacaATGTACTTCATTAGTAACATATTGAATGTTAGTAGTGTTTTCTTGTGTGTTAATCaattaaacattatatatataaatatatatgagaaaatcTTTATGGGGTCAACAGGGGCTCACTTATATCCACAGTTTCATCTGTCTTGGTCTTTAAATATATCCCTTTATAGACACAAGGgtcctgtattcttttttttagacattattcttttttttaaattttaaacatttattaatattcatttttaacatggttacatgattcatgctcctactttccccctcaccccaccccccccgCGTTCTCCCCACCTacggccgacgcacatttccactggttttatcatgtgtccctgatcaagacccatttccaaattgttggtggttgcattggtgtggtagtttcgagtccacatcctcaatcatgtccatcccaacccatgcgttcaagggTCCTGTATTCTAGAGGGAAAGGAATTAGGATTGTAAGCAAAAATCATCcacctaggggcagctgggtagttcagtggagtgagagtcaggcctagagacaggaggtcctagattcaaacccggcctcagccacttcccagctgtgtgaccctgggcaagtcacttgacccccattgcccacccttaccaatcttccacctatgagacaatacactgaagtacaagggtttaaaaaaaatcatccaccTAGGAAAACTGAGCAATAAGCCTGCAAGGGAAAAAGTGGAcacttaatgaaataaaggacttttaagcattcttttttttttttttaacccttacctttcatcttagaatcaatactgtatattggttctgaggcagaagagtgggaaagactaggcaatgggggttaagttaagcccagggtcacatagctaggaagtatatgaggccctatttgaacccaagacctcctttctctaggcctggctctcaatccactgagccaccctggtGCCCCctctttcaagcattcctgatgaaaagaccagagaggaatagaaaaaatgcctttcaaatataagattctAGAGAAGTGTAAAagaggtaaacaagaaagagaaatcataagagattcaatgaggttaaattgtttacattcctatatgggaagatggtACTTGTAGCTCCTAAAAGCTTTTTCCTTATCAGGGTAGGTAGAAGGAATATTTGGAGACAGAGGGCCTGGGTGTGAGTTGACTGGGAtgggatatttaatgaaat
This window contains:
- the LOC123254832 gene encoding leukocyte immunoglobulin-like receptor subfamily A member 5, coding for MTPVLYVLLCLGLCLCKRTRTQAADGFPKPSLRAENGSLVPRGGAVTLTCRGSWEAEEWRLEKRGGSGWSPIIALRKAGNEVEFSLPLVTLNNAGIYRCLYLYYSYIHGSSYYRLSEPSDPLELVVTGLSAPPSLAALPSSEVAPGQNVTLQCWSDSWYDWCVLYKDGEEISRKWTRSLQRGRQADFFFPAVNLTHDGTYRCYRFHSSSPHLWSSPSDPLVLRVSGTFSPSPESENRFSDAAAGDYTVGNLVRLILTGLVLILLGVLLTEHWNNSRE